A genomic window from Polaribacter gangjinensis includes:
- a CDS encoding Ig-like domain-containing protein — translation MKSKLHKSLIALLFVTYSQFITGNSLFVTKNSLGYEESSSFWNKHESNWDNIEKFNQDSFWKKSSKNLKNKFEDTFVNELIPTGSLVIPMDNTLQSSGGVFNLKAYGLAVRLLHAGIPLKWAIKSGKAKDAIDFTANAKRVSPSALSSASRNFLSGPLIIDAANKTAAMTIITNFGNGVNVYELTEDKTVEIKHTLTHKPKAAVLDNGGNANIHTAIYANAGLIYGTHYVEDDASNINGNSCYTFVSEPHTKPSDINTTLVNNIKTFLNSGGNFLGQCEGVEAYSNSSNGSLLATFSSKPDIDGNIIYDNADEPFIQIHGALNDEGGSVESFKFTSNPGLRVAYDSDDGGNYKAYVGKLASSGASVGGYVHYLAGHSYSYNSTEVNGLRMLLNAFLRPSDKVLGAENNTPSTNITENETKTLVGSPAGGTWSIVSGGGTISGNTYTPANISSNTSVTIRYTIPNGAGCSPSFANVTFTVTPVNECDPIASGNLDTDGDGISDICDLDDDNDGILDTDEGGGCDNSTYDINILGNFGVKSISNSDDGTYNTTLSGTNYTVDFNESGGTSISTQNLSGSNQQGPIFKFNGGSDDYGFIDISFNNSIEKANFKLTDLDEEEELTVLVYDENNNIINLGGGQYTTKGSQVSQNGNVFNSINPVNVDGDSKSSDNVGSILFDFSGKLVKRIKVSIVHDRGSSIRFTQIGGVSCATTDTDKDGIIDSLDNDSDNDGCPDAIEGSANISSSNLDVNNRITGGVNANGIPTLAAVNATTGQATNTSVTTAEQITISSPPANQTVNVGANSTFSVTATAVKTTSYNSGTPNYNTPPGIVSTNSLTYKWLKNSAPNTTISTSNSLNLNSVSVANAGNYTVQIFGANNSCFEERTVTLTVNDLPTAVNDTANVNEDSANTSIPVLVNDSFGGDGPNVGSIAVPSGSSANGGTVVVNDNGTPNDPTDDTILYSPAANFNGVDTFDYTITDANGDTSTATVTVTVAPVNDLPTAVNDTANVNEDSANTSIPVLVNDSFGGDGPNVGSIAIPSGSSANGGTVVVNDNGTPNDPTDDTILYSPAANFNGVDTFDYTITDANGDTSTATVTVTVAPVNDLPTAVNDTANVNEDSANTSIPVLVNDSFGGDGPNVGSIAIPSGSSANGGTVVVNDNGTPNDPTDDTILYSPAANFNGVDTFDYTITDANGDTSTATVTVTVAPVNDLPTAVNDTANVNEDSANTSIPVLVNDSFGGDGPNVGSIAIPSGSSANGGTVVVNDNGTPNDPTDDTILYSPAANFNGVDTFDYTITDANGDTSTATVTVTVAPVNDLPTAVNDTANVNEDSANTSIPVLVNDSFGGDGPNVGSIAIPSGSSANGGTVVVNDNGTPNDPTDDTILYSPAANFNGVDTFDYTITDANGDTSTATVTVTVAPVNDLPTAVNDTANVNEDSANTSIPVLVNDSFGGDGPNVGSIAIPSGSSANGGTVVVNDNGTPNDPTDDTILYSPAANFNGVDTFDYTITDANGDTSTATVTVTVAPVNDLPTAVNDTANVNEDSANTSIPVLVNDSFGGDGPNVGSIAIPSGSSANGGTVVVNDNGTPNDPTDDTILYSPAANFNGVDTFDYTITDANGDTSTATVTVTVAPVNDLPTAVNDTANVNEDSANTSIPVLVNDSFGGDGPNVGSIAIPSGSSANGGTVVVNDNGTPNDPTDDTILYSPAANFNGVDTFDYTITDANGDTSTATVTVTVNPTVDVVDDVASTNENTPVVINVIANDNDVPSIGTIVINTPPTNGIVVITDPNNTPNNPNDDVVTYTPNPNYSGPDSFEYTVCDANSICDTAVVNITVIPSGIPYSPIAPANCFNVFIENNVTVAGGSTNGSLAMGGDLIINGNYSVAAQDCGCFDVNGVNIGLLVNGNVNYTHNGTPTPAVVTVAGANQYVKIGDANGSLTWYKDELNAPAPIKITPDATYGNSTYIQLTGTSPSLGVDANNNPVFESNVFDFGSAFQQLKTNSLDMSGFANTAQLTDNANQAISNVGLPSTVKINLQNGLNYLNVTGIDLNNVNSFIFNQTPDVDKILVINIDADGTFNWDVWAQTNIALADSPYVIYNFFNTDDLNIEGSEAVFGTVLAPFANITKTVNNAEINGQLIGKSLVYEAGVTNCANFAPQLNAKNNGGTPPTAEFTVDNSSSCLEGNEFVFSNTSNTGLDNQPLHPITYLWEFGDGTTSSFMNPSKSYSGYGSYNVKLTATNTFGSSSQTIQVVVTQPINHPVITQSVTDVGNGSITREFTITNAAYFDSFEWSLDGGVTMVQQNQNPAVFTFDTAGTYTVSVFGTKDGCSRALDISVSVASAEVTTGNAGGVESESLGDAISKIYVNRKKNSIPTEFVKSEENLYNKAKLKQAQPYQGKGQTMLDMFPTQLVAGNIANVTSPTDILDYTIADEVLSVDFSVDGKTKGVVLGIKTSDKVYNHTKASCDRLRGAEILTVQSVQLEGYNFLMQAIKQRSGVVEHAISFAVAKNNNDDNYSIQTNWYVNHYTKFNDMYNFQVWATNPEDTQKLVKDILANLQSFIPVTQNEKHRMPRTYAAKVSRVANHLVLKLKSDKGTIGGEIEMEEKYSETAGNVKQRYNPINAKAEQTVLIDIKDAYEYDGLIKVNGQIEDAFYHADGNWGLDFDSKYTKIERHQITNNFDRIYNEDELAINRNVEIKATSDYDYLTIYKSLLPGTLSDDYTQYKYLAFTAKGSGLIELGLIKASIEDWKQQYRVMVDLSKEEQTYYVPFDIYTSTGTQDKIVADDLTTLTFTFLPVEAQTKDLDLTISNVKFVKMAGSDGITVEKQEVFENELMAYPNPSKGNVNLMLFSKTDTNATITLTDVTGKTIHKSTTDLTIGKNELEFNFNVKAGIYLLKVSSSEATYGTTKIIFR, via the coding sequence AAAGCCTATGGTTTGGCTGTGAGATTATTACATGCAGGAATTCCTTTAAAATGGGCTATAAAATCAGGAAAAGCAAAAGATGCTATTGATTTTACTGCGAATGCAAAACGTGTTTCACCAAGCGCTTTATCTTCAGCTAGTAGAAATTTTCTTTCAGGTCCATTAATCATTGATGCTGCCAATAAAACTGCTGCTATGACAATCATTACCAATTTTGGAAATGGTGTAAATGTATATGAATTAACTGAAGATAAAACAGTTGAAATAAAACACACATTAACACATAAACCAAAAGCTGCGGTTTTAGATAATGGAGGAAATGCAAATATCCACACAGCAATATACGCAAACGCTGGTTTAATTTATGGAACTCATTATGTTGAAGATGATGCTTCAAATATCAATGGAAATTCATGTTATACTTTTGTAAGTGAACCTCACACAAAACCAAGTGACATCAATACAACTTTGGTTAACAATATAAAAACATTCTTAAATAGTGGAGGAAACTTTTTAGGACAATGTGAGGGTGTTGAAGCCTATTCTAACTCATCAAATGGTTCACTTTTAGCTACTTTTTCAAGCAAACCAGATATTGATGGCAATATTATTTATGACAATGCTGACGAACCATTTATTCAAATTCATGGAGCTTTAAATGATGAAGGGGGCTCTGTAGAATCTTTTAAATTTACATCAAATCCAGGCCTAAGAGTTGCTTACGATAGTGATGATGGAGGTAACTACAAAGCCTATGTTGGTAAATTAGCTTCATCAGGGGCAAGTGTTGGAGGTTATGTACATTATTTAGCAGGGCATAGTTATAGTTATAACAGTACAGAAGTAAATGGATTAAGAATGTTATTAAATGCATTTTTAAGACCTTCTGACAAGGTTTTAGGAGCAGAAAACAATACACCCTCAACAAATATTACTGAAAATGAAACCAAAACGTTGGTTGGCTCTCCTGCTGGCGGAACTTGGTCTATAGTTTCTGGAGGTGGTACAATCTCTGGCAATACTTATACACCTGCAAACATATCCTCAAATACAAGTGTAACTATAAGATATACCATACCTAATGGTGCTGGTTGTTCTCCTAGTTTTGCAAATGTTACTTTTACTGTAACTCCAGTGAATGAATGTGATCCTATTGCCTCTGGAAATTTAGATACTGATGGAGATGGTATTTCTGATATTTGTGATTTAGATGATGATAATGATGGAATTTTAGATACAGATGAAGGTGGAGGATGCGATAACTCAACCTATGACATAAATATACTAGGTAATTTTGGTGTAAAATCAATAAGCAATTCTGATGATGGAACTTACAATACCACTCTTTCAGGAACAAATTACACTGTTGATTTTAATGAAAGTGGAGGAACAAGCATTTCAACACAAAATCTAAGCGGATCAAATCAACAAGGGCCAATATTTAAGTTTAATGGAGGGTCTGATGATTACGGCTTTATAGATATTTCTTTTAATAATTCAATTGAAAAAGCAAATTTCAAACTTACAGATTTAGATGAAGAAGAAGAACTGACAGTACTCGTTTATGATGAAAATAATAACATCATCAATTTAGGTGGAGGCCAATACACTACAAAAGGTTCTCAAGTTTCACAAAACGGAAATGTTTTTAATTCCATAAATCCTGTAAATGTTGATGGAGATTCAAAATCTAGTGATAATGTAGGTTCAATTTTATTTGACTTTAGTGGAAAACTTGTAAAAAGAATAAAAGTTTCTATTGTTCATGACAGAGGATCATCAATAAGATTTACTCAAATTGGTGGAGTTAGTTGTGCTACAACTGATACAGACAAAGACGGAATAATTGATAGTCTTGACAATGATTCCGATAACGATGGTTGCCCAGATGCAATCGAAGGAAGTGCTAATATTTCATCTTCAAATTTAGATGTAAATAACAGAATTACAGGTGGTGTAAATGCAAATGGAATTCCTACCCTTGCTGCAGTTAATGCTACTACAGGTCAAGCTACAAATACATCTGTAACCACTGCTGAACAAATTACGATTTCTTCACCTCCAGCAAATCAAACAGTAAATGTTGGTGCAAATAGCACATTTTCTGTAACTGCAACAGCTGTAAAAACTACATCTTATAACTCTGGAACACCAAATTATAACACTCCTCCAGGGATTGTTTCTACAAATTCTTTAACATACAAATGGCTTAAAAATTCTGCCCCAAATACAACAATTTCAACATCTAACTCATTAAATCTAAATAGTGTTTCGGTTGCAAATGCTGGAAACTATACTGTTCAGATTTTTGGAGCAAATAATTCATGTTTTGAAGAGAGAACAGTTACTTTAACAGTGAATGACTTGCCTACTGCTGTCAATGATACTGCAAACGTGAATGAGGATTCTGCAAATACTTCTATTCCTGTCCTAGTGAATGATTCTTTTGGTGGGGATGGTCCGAATGTGGGTAGCATTGCTGTGCCTTCTGGTTCTTCTGCTAATGGTGGAACTGTGGTTGTGAATGATAATGGAACGCCTAATGATCCTACTGATGATACCATCTTATACTCGCCTGCTGCTAACTTTAATGGGGTGGATACTTTTGATTATACCATCACTGATGCTAATGGGGATACGTCTACAGCTACTGTAACTGTAACTGTAGCTCCTGTGAATGACTTGCCTACTGCTGTCAATGATACTGCAAACGTGAATGAGGATTCTGCAAATACTTCTATTCCTGTCCTAGTAAATGACTCTTTTGGTGGAGATGGTCCGAATGTGGGTAGCATTGCTATACCTTCTGGTTCTTCTGCTAATGGTGGAACTGTGGTTGTGAATGATAACGGAACGCCTAATGATCCTACAGATGATACCATCTTATACTCGCCTGCTGCTAACTTTAATGGGGTGGATACTTTTGATTATACCATCACTGATGCTAATGGGGATACGTCTACAGCTACTGTAACTGTTACTGTGGCTCCTGTGAATGACTTGCCTACTGCTGTCAATGATACTGCAAACGTGAATGAGGATTCTGCAAATACTTCTATTCCTGTCCTAGTAAATGACTCTTTTGGTGGAGATGGTCCGAATGTGGGTAGCATTGCTATACCTTCTGGTTCTTCTGCTAATGGTGGAACTGTGGTTGTGAATGATAACGGAACGCCTAATGATCCTACAGATGATACCATCTTATACTCGCCTGCTGCTAACTTTAATGGGGTGGATACTTTTGATTATACCATCACTGATGCTAATGGGGATACGTCTACAGCTACTGTAACTGTTACTGTGGCTCCTGTGAATGACTTGCCTACTGCTGTCAATGATACTGCAAACGTGAATGAGGATTCTGCAAATACTTCTATTCCTGTCCTAGTAAATGACTCTTTTGGTGGAGATGGTCCGAATGTGGGTAGCATTGCTATACCTTCTGGTTCTTCTGCTAATGGTGGAACTGTGGTTGTGAATGATAATGGAACGCCTAATGATCCTACTGATGATACCATCTTATACTCGCCTGCTGCTAACTTTAATGGGGTGGATACTTTTGATTATACCATCACTGATGCTAATGGGGATACGTCTACAGCTACTGTAACTGTTACTGTGGCTCCTGTGAATGACTTGCCTACTGCTGTCAATGATACTGCAAACGTGAATGAGGATTCTGCAAATACTTCTATTCCTGTCCTAGTAAATGACTCTTTTGGTGGAGATGGTCCGAATGTGGGTAGCATTGCTATACCTTCTGGTTCTTCTGCTAATGGTGGAACTGTGGTTGTGAATGATAACGGAACGCCTAATGATCCTACAGATGATACCATCTTATACTCGCCTGCTGCTAACTTTAATGGGGTGGATACTTTTGATTATACCATCACTGATGCTAATGGGGATACGTCTACAGCTACTGTAACTGTTACTGTGGCTCCTGTGAATGACTTGCCTACTGCTGTCAATGATACTGCAAACGTGAATGAGGATTCTGCAAATACTTCTATTCCTGTCCTAGTAAATGACTCTTTTGGTGGAGATGGTCCGAATGTGGGTAGCATTGCTATACCTTCTGGTTCTTCTGCTAATGGTGGAACTGTGGTTGTGAATGATAACGGAACGCCTAATGATCCTACAGATGATACCATCTTATACTCGCCTGCTGCTAACTTTAATGGGGTGGATACTTTTGATTATACCATCACTGATGCTAATGGGGATACGTCTACAGCTACTGTAACTGTTACTGTGGCTCCTGTGAATGACTTGCCTACTGCTGTCAATGATACTGCAAACGTGAATGAGGATTCTGCAAATACTTCTATTCCTGTCCTAGTAAATGACTCTTTTGGTGGAGATGGTCCGAATGTGGGTAGCATTGCTATACCTTCTGGTTCTTCTGCTAATGGTGGAACTGTGGTTGTGAATGATAATGGAACGCCTAATGATCCTACTGATGATACCATCTTATACTCGCCTGCTGCTAACTTTAATGGGGTGGATACTTTTGATTATACCATCACTGATGCTAATGGGGATACGTCTACAGCTACTGTAACTGTAACTGTAGCTCCTGTGAATGACTTGCCTACTGCTGTCAATGATACTGCAAACGTGAATGAGGATTCTGCAAATACTTCTATTCCTGTCCTAGTAAATGACTCTTTTGGTGGAGATGGTCCGAATGTGGGTAGCATTGCTATACCTTCTGGTTCTTCTGCTAATGGTGGAACTGTGGTTGTGAATGATAACGGAACGCCTAATGATCCTACAGATGATACCATCTTATACTCGCCTGCTGCTAACTTTAATGGGGTGGATACTTTTGATTATACCATCACTGATGCTAATGGGGATACGTCTACAGCTACTGTAACTGTAACTGTAAATCCAACAGTTGATGTTGTTGATGATGTAGCTTCAACAAATGAAAATACACCTGTTGTAATTAATGTGATTGCAAATGATAATGATGTTCCGTCAATAGGTACAATTGTTATAAACACTCCTCCTACTAATGGAATTGTTGTCATTACCGATCCAAATAATACGCCAAATAATCCAAATGATGATGTAGTAACTTATACACCAAATCCTAATTATAGTGGTCCAGATTCATTTGAATATACTGTTTGTGATGCAAATAGCATTTGTGATACAGCTGTTGTGAATATTACAGTAATTCCATCTGGAATCCCTTATTCACCAATTGCTCCTGCAAATTGCTTCAATGTATTCATTGAAAACAATGTAACTGTTGCTGGTGGAAGTACTAATGGTAGCTTGGCTATGGGTGGTGATTTAATTATCAATGGAAACTATAGCGTTGCTGCACAAGATTGTGGTTGTTTTGATGTAAATGGTGTGAATATTGGTTTATTAGTTAATGGAAATGTAAACTATACTCATAATGGAACTCCAACTCCAGCAGTAGTAACTGTTGCTGGTGCAAATCAATATGTAAAAATTGGTGATGCAAATGGATCTCTTACTTGGTATAAAGATGAATTGAATGCGCCTGCACCAATTAAAATTACACCTGATGCAACTTATGGAAATTCAACATACATCCAATTAACAGGTACTAGTCCTAGTTTGGGTGTTGATGCGAATAATAATCCTGTATTTGAATCAAATGTATTTGATTTTGGAAGTGCTTTCCAACAATTGAAAACGAACTCTTTGGATATGTCAGGATTTGCAAATACTGCTCAATTAACTGATAATGCTAACCAAGCAATTTCAAATGTTGGTTTACCTTCAACTGTAAAAATCAATTTACAAAACGGATTAAACTACTTGAATGTAACTGGTATTGATTTGAATAATGTAAATTCATTCATATTCAATCAAACTCCTGATGTTGATAAAATTTTAGTAATCAATATTGATGCTGATGGAACTTTTAATTGGGATGTTTGGGCACAAACTAATATTGCTCTTGCTGACAGTCCTTATGTAATTTACAATTTTTTCAATACAGATGATTTGAATATCGAAGGTAGTGAAGCTGTTTTCGGAACCGTTTTAGCTCCTTTTGCAAACATCACAAAAACGGTAAACAATGCTGAAATTAATGGTCAATTGATTGGAAAATCGTTAGTTTATGAGGCTGGAGTTACAAATTGTGCAAACTTTGCTCCACAATTAAATGCAAAAAACAATGGTGGAACGCCTCCAACTGCTGAATTTACAGTGGATAATAGTTCATCATGTTTAGAAGGAAATGAGTTTGTATTCTCAAATACCTCAAACACTGGTTTGGATAATCAACCTTTACATCCAATAACTTATCTATGGGAATTTGGTGATGGTACAACAAGCAGCTTTATGAATCCAAGTAAATCCTATAGTGGTTACGGATCATATAATGTGAAACTTACAGCAACCAATACTTTTGGTTCAAGTTCTCAAACAATACAAGTTGTTGTTACTCAGCCAATCAATCATCCTGTTATCACTCAAAGTGTTACTGATGTTGGCAATGGTTCAATCACAAGAGAATTCACCATTACCAATGCTGCTTATTTTGACAGCTTTGAATGGTCTTTGGATGGTGGTGTAACTATGGTTCAGCAAAACCAAAATCCGGCCGTGTTCACTTTTGATACTGCTGGAACTTACACTGTTTCTGTTTTCGGAACTAAAGATGGTTGTTCTAGAGCTCTTGATATTTCGGTTTCTGTAGCTTCTGCCGAAGTTACCACTGGTAATGCGGGTGGTGTAGAATCTGAAAGTTTAGGTGATGCCATTTCTAAAATTTATGTAAATCGTAAGAAAAATAGCATTCCTACTGAGTTTGTAAAATCTGAAGAGAATCTTTACAACAAAGCAAAACTAAAACAAGCTCAACCTTATCAAGGTAAAGGTCAAACCATGTTAGACATGTTCCCAACTCAATTAGTTGCTGGAAACATTGCAAACGTTACCTCTCCTACCGATATTTTAGATTACACTATTGCTGATGAAGTACTCTCTGTGGATTTCTCTGTTGATGGAAAAACCAAAGGGGTTGTATTGGGTATCAAAACTTCTGATAAAGTCTATAACCACACCAAAGCTTCTTGTGATAGATTACGTGGTGCAGAAATCTTGACAGTTCAGTCTGTTCAATTAGAAGGGTACAACTTCTTGATGCAAGCCATCAAACAACGAAGTGGTGTTGTAGAGCATGCTATTTCTTTCGCTGTTGCTAAAAACAACAATGATGACAATTACAGCATTCAAACAAATTGGTATGTGAATCATTACACTAAGTTTAATGACATGTACAACTTCCAAGTGTGGGCTACAAATCCTGAGGATACTCAAAAATTAGTGAAAGATATTTTAGCAAACTTACAATCATTCATTCCTGTGACTCAAAACGAAAAACACAGAATGCCTAGAACCTATGCTGCAAAAGTATCGAGAGTGGCCAATCATTTAGTATTAAAATTGAAAAGTGACAAAGGTACAATTGGTGGTGAAATTGAAATGGAAGAAAAATATTCTGAAACTGCTGGAAACGTAAAACAACGTTACAATCCTATCAATGCTAAAGCTGAACAAACTGTGTTGATTGACATCAAAGATGCTTATGAATATGATGGTTTGATCAAAGTAAATGGTCAAATTGAAGATGCCTTCTATCATGCTGATGGTAACTGGGGATTGGATTTCGATTCAAAATACACCAAAATTGAGCGTCATCAAATCACCAATAATTTTGACAGAATTTACAACGAAGATGAATTAGCAATCAACAGAAATGTGGAAATCAAAGCGACTAGTGATTACGATTACTTAACCATCTACAAATCTTTATTGCCTGGAACATTATCTGATGATTATACTCAATACAAATACTTAGCATTTACTGCTAAAGGTAGTGGTTTGATTGAATTAGGTTTGATCAAAGCTTCTATCGAAGATTGGAAACAGCAATACAGAGTGATGGTTGATTTATCAAAAGAAGAGCAAACGTATTATGTGCCTTTTGATATTTACACATCAACTGGTACTCAAGATAAGATTGTGGCTGATGATTTAACAACATTAACCTTCACATTCTTGCCTGTAGAAGCTCAAACCAAAGATTTGGATTTGACAATTTCGAATGTGAAATTTGTGAAAATGGCTGGCTCTGATGGTATCACTGTTGAAAAACAAGAGGTTTTTGAAAACGAATTGATGGCGTATCCAAATCCATCAAAAGGGAATGTAAACCTTATGTTATTCAGTAAAACGGATACCAATGCTACCATTACTTTGACGGATGTTACTGGAAAAACAATTCACAAATCAACTACCGATTTAACTATTGGTAAAAATGAATTGGAATTCAACTTTAATGTAAAAGCAGGTATTTATTTACTTAAAGTGTCTAGTAGTGAAGCTACGTATGGTACTACCAAAATTATTTTTAGATAA